In Arachis hypogaea cultivar Tifrunner chromosome 2, arahy.Tifrunner.gnm2.J5K5, whole genome shotgun sequence, a genomic segment contains:
- the LOC112758349 gene encoding small ribosomal subunit protein eS17-like → MGRVRTKTVKKSSRQVIERYYSKMTLDFHTNKKVLEEVALIPSKRLRNKIAGFSTHLMKRIQKGPVRGISLKLQEEERERRMDFVPEVSAINVDSIEVDKQTIDMLAALGMSDIPGVVQVEPTAVQQVPFGRGGFAGGAGRRF, encoded by the coding sequence ATGGGGCGAGTTCGCACAAAAACGGTGAAAAAATCCTCGAGGCAAGTGATCGAGAGGTACTACTCCAAAATGACGCTGGATTTTCACACGAACAAGAAGGTTCTAGAAGAAGTAGCGCTAATCCCATCGAAGAGGCTCCGAAACAAGATCGCAGGGTTCTCAACGCACCTGATGAAGAGGATCCAGAAAGGACCGGTTCGTGGAATCTCGCTGAAGCTGcaggaagaggagagagagaggcgcATGGATTTCGTTCCAGAAGTTTCCGCCATTAATGTCGATAGCATCGAGGTCGATAAGCAGACCATCGACATGCTTGCTGCGTTAGGTATGTCTGATATTCCTGGTGTTGTGCAGGTTGAGCCTACGGCGGTTCAGCAGGTTCCGTTTGGCCGCGGTGGTTTTGCTGGCGGCGCTGGTAGGAGGTTCTGA